The nucleotide sequence CCGGCTTGCCTTTACGGTTTTTGGGGGGATGAATCGAAAAAACTGGCTCGAAATAGACGTAAAATCACTTCGAGTAAACAAGAATGACCTGAAAAAACGATTGCTGCCACTTCTAAGAGGCACACTTGACAAAGAAAAACTCGACACTCTTGCCAGTGACATCGAAAGATCTTGCCAGAGAGTAGTCTCTTACTTGCTGCCTCTGAAGGACAATGAAAGAGAATTCTTAAGAATCCTAAACGAAAAAGGCGAAATCAGACCAGAAATCATTACCGATGACAAAGAACTGGCAGATAGAATCAAGAAGCTGCCTATGCTCAAATGGAAAGCACTTAATGTCAGACAAACCTATCAAAGATGATCAGAGATGTCTCACCAACTGGAATGCCCTTGTACTGTCATTCCGTAGTGCTCTATGTTCATAAAACAAGGGAGAAAGAGCATCGAGAGTTCGCGTCCTCTCGAGAAAGCGAGAGCGACCGTCTTCGCTCTCTCCTCTTCTCACACTCCTTAACCAAGAACGAAGAACCTGGACGCTCAGCGTCGGAACGAAGAATTGCTCTTTCCAAGAACAGTTCCTAAGGCTCTTGCCAGACCCTAGACCCTACAACCCCAGACCCGGCTCATACGCTTTCTTCTCGGAGGACGGAGAACCGTTGACGGCAGACCCGTTCTAATTGAATGAAGAACTGTATTACTGAAATGTAAATAATGGAGTCACGAAAAAGCTGGTCACGAAAAAGCTGATAAGGTTCCGAAAAGGACGGGGTCTATCCACAAGCACATATCTAGTCATATTCGGGTCTAAATAAGCTCTTCGCCAAATCGAATAGCTCTTTGCTTTTCGCTTCCAAACGTTCTTTCACTTCTTTCCAGCTTAAAACTGCTTCTAATGGATCCGGGGAGTCCTCCACGTCATCGAAAAAGGTTACAGCCCGTATTATGTGGTAAAGATCGACTTCTTTACCATACTTCTTGACAAAAGCTCGAAGAACTCTTTCCGGAGACTCTCTCTTCAGAATTCCAGCGAAATCGAAGTAATCTTTCTTCTCTGCTCTTGCAGCGATAGCGCTCAGCTTCATAGCGGCGATATCGATTACCGAAGCCACATCAAGCGATCTATACTTATTGAAAGGCTCAACTAACTCGTAATGATATTCAAAAAAGCTCGCACGAACACCCTCGATCTCAGCTTCAAGTGTACCTGTCTGTATCCTTACACTCTCTATAGAAACGCCCAACTGCTTCAAATACTCCAGCAGCGCTTCTGGCCTATAAGACTCAGCTGTGAAGAAATCCAGATCGAAACTCACTCGATGTCCATAGTACATCGCCAGAGCTGTGCCCCCTGCAAGATAAAAATCGGGGAGTTTACTTTCAAGAATATTCAGAAGATTCAGAGTCTGTGATGAAAGTCTGTCGGTGCTAAGCATCTGGCTATCTCCGATTTAGGAATATCCAAAATAAGGCTCCAGAAATTGGCGGTTGGTCTGCCAATTATTCTGCTTCTTCTAACAACCTGCGCAATCTCTTGCGAATCATATTCAGAAATAAGATTGAGAACATCCTCCATCGTCCCGTATTCCAGAACCCTAGAGATAATGAAGAACTTGTCCTCTTCTCTGTCCAGTTTCTTGATATCCACATCCCAAAAACACGTAGTCCTCAACTTCAAAGCCATACAGTTCACCATATCAATTTTATCATCTGAAGCCTGACAAAGCTCACTTCTAACTTGAATTACCGTTTACCGTGCAAAAGTATTGACCCGTTTAGCGATTAGATCAAAATCGCCTCGCGTTTTCATGTGAACTTATTTCATCATCTCGATCGTAGGAACCGCTGTACGCCTTGAAAATCCGCTTGCAAGAAGACGCTGACCGCTGTGAAAAACCGTCCTTCGTTGTCCGTCCCAGATCACGGACCCGTCCTTCGCCAAGACCAAAGCCCAGATCCTGGCCAGGAGCTTTGTCAGAATCACATAAAAGGCTGAAAGACGATGACTTTGAGAGCGGGATGACACTTATCATTGCTCTTTCAGATAGAGGTCTGGCTTCTTCTTACAACTTGCATCATGGAACTTGCAACCGGATCTTTGGACGGTGAACTGCCAACGGGCAACCTTGTCTAATTTGACTGGCCTGCATCAGCAGACTGGCTCCTTTTTGCCTTCTGCTTTGCGCGTGTGAGAGAACTTCCTCTTCGGGCGAACAGCCGTTCGCCCCTACAAGAAGAATATGATCCTGAATGGGATGACAGATCAAGAAGATCGGTAGGCAACTCTTCGCTTTGTTCCTGGCGCGTAAGTGCCAGCATCACTTCTTGAAAGGTTCTTCGCCAGCCTTGCGTCTAATGTTTTATTCTTCCTCGCGCAGCGAGCCTCACTTCTGCTCTTGCCAGACCCTAGACCCCACAACCCTAGGCCCGGCTCATACGTTCTTCTCGGAGGACGGAGAACCGTTGACGGCAGACCCGTTCTAATTGAATGAAGAACTGTATTACTGAAATGTAAATAATGGAGTCACCAAAGGTCTGTAATGCCCTTGCTCTTCCAAGCGATCAGCGGATCTTTGCTCTTAAGCGTACAGCGGCACTTTCGAAGGACGGGTTCATGTTCCTGGACGAAGGACCAAGGACGGTTCCTTCCGCTCCGCAACGAAGAACTGTATTACTGGAATGTAAAAAATGGAGTCCCGAACAATAGAAAAATAGTCCCGAAAAATACGTGTCCTTGTTCTCTTCAAATTGAAAGACATGGACAATCTGCTAAACTATGAATAGAGCAATTTCTTACTTAGATACGTAAAACATAACATATCGGGTAAGGGAGGTGTATTGGAATGAGAATAGACATTCTAGACAAATTAGCCAAAAAGGGTGACGTGTTTACTATAAACGATATAGCTAATGAGTTCAATATTCAAAGAAATGTCCTTTGGGTAATGCTTTCTAGGCTGGAAAAGGGAGGGTGGATAAAAAGAATCGAGAGAGGAAAGTATCTGATAGTACCTTTGGGAAGAGAAAAGGACAAATACACTGTAAATGAATTCCTTATTGGTTCATTGCTCGTAGACCCATATGCGATAGCGTATTGGTCTGCTTTGAACCATTATGGATTAACTGAACAACTACCAAATACCGTATTCATTGAAACAACTTCGAGAAAGGACATACGGGAAAAGAGAATCATTGGTATCAGGTACAAGATAGTAAGAATAAAAGAACACAAATTTTTCGGTATAGGAAAGACCTGGATAGATTCCGATCAAATAAACATAACAGATAAAGAAAAAACAATAGTAGACTGTCTGGACAAACCGCAATACTGCGGTGGCATTGTAGAAGTGGCAAAAGCCATAAAAAGTGGAGAATATGATAAGTATAGACTAGCTGAATACACAAAGGAAATCAATAATACAGGTGTCATTAGGAGACTGGGTTATTTGTGTGATTATCTAGATTTAGATATAAACCTTCCCGCTATCAATACAAGAAGCTATGTATATCTTGATCCAACAATGACACATGAAGGGCCAAAGGATTCAAAATGGATGCTCATAGTAAATCTGGATGAAAAAATACTGGGAGATTTGGAATGATTAGGCCACAAGAAATAAAAGAAAAATCTGCTCAAATGGGAGTACCAATTTCGGCCATAGAAAGAGATTATGTACAGAATTGGATATTAAAGCATTTAAGAGAAATAGACATGGTTCTGAAGGGTGACACAGGCATTAGAAAAGCCTACTTTGAGAATTACAGATTCTCAGATGATCTCGATTTTACTTTGCTTAATGAAGTAGAGACTGATGAACTCAACGCCCAGATTACTACTGCCGCAGAAAGAACACAAGAGGAAAGTGGAATAAGCATCATTAATTGAGGCTCAGATCAGCTCATCCATCCTTAGCCGCCACTAAGGATGTAGTCGAGAACTTGAATGTCACTTGAGTAGTAGACATTTCCTTATTAACATGATAAGGTCCCTATGTATCTTATTTATCCGCGCTCTTACCAAGGACGGCTCTTCGCTCTCCAACTAAATCACTGCAATTCATGATACAATTTTCATGAACATCTGCAGATACAGAATCATGCAGGTGTTTGTTGAAAGTGTTGTTGAAGAGGTGAGATTATTGAACTCAACAAGTCACCAACTGCCTCAGAAGAAGATTATCAAAATAGATGAACTCAAAGATATGGGATATAGCTTCTATCGTATCAAGAAGCTTGTCGAGGAGAATATCCTTAAGAAACTGACGCGCAAAAGCTATGAAAATCTAATCTACGAGGGTGATGAATCGGACTTTTACTATGTTGATGCTTATGTGCCAAGGGGCGTGATCTGCCTGATTAGCTCGGCAATCTACTGGCAGCTTACCACAGAGCGTTCTAGAGCAATAGACGTAGCGATTCCTAGGAGCGACAGGTTTTATACGAAGCCAGAGTGGCCCCAGATTCAACTTTACTATTACAGCGACATGCGCTACAAAATCGGAATCGTGACTATTGACGAAGACTCGAATCAGTTCTCCATTTATGACCCGGAAAAGACAGTAATCGACATTCTTCAATATCGCGAAAGGCTCGGAATAGAAGTCGCAAAGGAAGTGCTTGTTCAGTATCTCGCAAAAAAGAATCGAAACCTGAACAAACTGTACAGATATGCCAAGGAGCTCGGAAATTCAAAAACACTGAGAACCTATCTGGAGGTACTGCTATGAACAATGCAGCATCTGTAAAAGCCCGGCTGAGAAATCTGGCCGAGAAGCAAGGCCGGAGTTATCAGGATCTACTGCAAATCTATGCGCTTGAGCGAACCATCTACAGATTATCCCTGTCTCCCCATAGAGACAAATTCACATTGAAAGGCGGGATCTTTCTTTATGCGCTATTTGAAGGGCGGTTTCCCCGCTCAACAACCGATATAGATCTGCTGGGGCAGAGGATCAGCAATGAATTGGAATCTCTCGATAAGGTTTTCAATGATATCTTCTCGCTAAATGCCGACGATGGGATACGCTTTGATCTGGAAAGTATGAACCTACGTACCATTGCAGATACAAAACAACACCCGGGTACTCGCGTAACCATTACGGCCTACATGGAGCGAACAAGACTATCCATAACCGTCGATGTCGGATTTGGTGATTGCATAACACCCGAGAGGGTTCAGATGGAATTCCCGGTTCTACTGAATGATCCGGAGCCGGTCGTCTTTGCATACTCAAAAGAATCGGTTATCGCGGAAAAACTAGAAGCGATAGCTTCGCTGGGTTTCCTGACCAGTCGCTACAAAGACTTCTACGACATCTTCTTGCTGTGCAAGTTCTTTCGTTTTGATGGCGCAACTCTACAGGCCGCAATTAAGGAAACATTCAGAAATCGGAGCACTCCGATTGAAGACATCGTCGCATTCGAGAAGCAATTCATTTCCGATTCACTCCATCAGAGAAGATGGACAGCCTTCGCCAAAAAGAAAAACACTACGTTTGATACATCTCTTGAGGAAGTTATAGGCCAAATCAAGAACTTCCTAATCCCTGTACTTGAAGCCTTGCAGAGAGATGAGATCTTCGGCTTACACTGGGAGCCTGATGACCTAAGCTGGAAATAACCACTGTGTTTGTAGAGTTGGTAAGAGCAGGGAAAGAGCTTCCAGAGTTCGCTTCGCTCATGACAAG is from Mesotoga sp. UBA6090 and encodes:
- a CDS encoding nucleotidyl transferase AbiEii/AbiGii toxin family protein; amino-acid sequence: MNNAASVKARLRNLAEKQGRSYQDLLQIYALERTIYRLSLSPHRDKFTLKGGIFLYALFEGRFPRSTTDIDLLGQRISNELESLDKVFNDIFSLNADDGIRFDLESMNLRTIADTKQHPGTRVTITAYMERTRLSITVDVGFGDCITPERVQMEFPVLLNDPEPVVFAYSKESVIAEKLEAIASLGFLTSRYKDFYDIFLLCKFFRFDGATLQAAIKETFRNRSTPIEDIVAFEKQFISDSLHQRRWTAFAKKKNTTFDTSLEEVIGQIKNFLIPVLEALQRDEIFGLHWEPDDLSWK
- a CDS encoding nucleotidyl transferase AbiEii/AbiGii toxin family protein; this encodes MLSTDRLSSQTLNLLNILESKLPDFYLAGGTALAMYYGHRVSFDLDFFTAESYRPEALLEYLKQLGVSIESVRIQTGTLEAEIEGVRASFFEYHYELVEPFNKYRSLDVASVIDIAAMKLSAIAARAEKKDYFDFAGILKRESPERVLRAFVKKYGKEVDLYHIIRAVTFFDDVEDSPDPLEAVLSWKEVKERLEAKSKELFDLAKSLFRPEYD
- a CDS encoding type IV toxin-antitoxin system AbiEi family antitoxin domain-containing protein; this translates as MRIDILDKLAKKGDVFTINDIANEFNIQRNVLWVMLSRLEKGGWIKRIERGKYLIVPLGREKDKYTVNEFLIGSLLVDPYAIAYWSALNHYGLTEQLPNTVFIETTSRKDIREKRIIGIRYKIVRIKEHKFFGIGKTWIDSDQINITDKEKTIVDCLDKPQYCGGIVEVAKAIKSGEYDKYRLAEYTKEINNTGVIRRLGYLCDYLDLDINLPAINTRSYVYLDPTMTHEGPKDSKWMLIVNLDEKILGDLE
- a CDS encoding DUF6922 domain-containing protein, with the translated sequence MALKLRTTCFWDVDIKKLDREEDKFFIISRVLEYGTMEDVLNLISEYDSQEIAQVVRRSRIIGRPTANFWSLILDIPKSEIARCLAPTDFHHRL
- a CDS encoding nucleotidyl transferase AbiEii/AbiGii toxin family protein, producing the protein MIRPQEIKEKSAQMGVPISAIERDYVQNWILKHLREIDMVLKGDTGIRKAYFENYRFSDDLDFTLLNEVETDELNAQITTAAERTQEESGISIIN
- a CDS encoding type IV toxin-antitoxin system AbiEi family antitoxin domain-containing protein yields the protein MRLLNSTSHQLPQKKIIKIDELKDMGYSFYRIKKLVEENILKKLTRKSYENLIYEGDESDFYYVDAYVPRGVICLISSAIYWQLTTERSRAIDVAIPRSDRFYTKPEWPQIQLYYYSDMRYKIGIVTIDEDSNQFSIYDPEKTVIDILQYRERLGIEVAKEVLVQYLAKKNRNLNKLYRYAKELGNSKTLRTYLEVLL